The genomic window CCCTCGCTTGAGGTTTGGTGGCCGGCGTATGGGGAATCGCTATCATAATCGGCTTTGATGTTTGTGCTCGCGCCGGTACCGTCGTGGCAAGCCTCACAGAGTAGGTTATAAGTGTCGTGCGAGTAGTTATTTACGACATCCGGGTTGTCCAAATATGCCTTATTTAAGATAACATTGGTTGAATACTGACTATTCGCAGGGATAGTCGTTTCGCTTGAAAAATCGGGTGCCAGGTGCACAAAGTGACAGGTTCCGCAGAGATTTGTGCTGCCTGAGAATTCATGCACGTTTTGGACTATCGATAAAAGGTTTGATTGTAGAGCGCTAAACGGTTTTACCTTCGCGGGGGATTCTACAAGAATCGCGCTCTCATCAGCGATTCTTGTGCCAACTGTCGAACCAACCGTTGCTGTATCACTTATTGAGTAAATAATATAATACGTGCTGCCAGAGCTTGCTATAGTCTCAGGAGATGCTAGCATAAACAGTTGCGGATTGGCTGAATAGTTTTGCTGGGATAACGTTATTATCGTGTCAGCAGGGCCTACCGGTGTATTTGACCCTTGATAGCCAGATTTGCCATTAGTTTCCTTAGCTAGGTATATGCTGCTGACATTGGCAGGTGCTGATCCGGAGCCGTAATCTTCAAGCCGGAAACCGGTCCAATTAGCAACGCCCAAATCTGTTTTAATGTTTAGTGATTGCATAACCACATAGTTCTGGCCTACAGTTACCGATCCCCTGGATACAGGTTGAGCCGATACCATTACGCTAGGCGGTATTTGGATCAGTCCGGATTGTATTGGACCGTTCAGGTTAACCGTATCGGGCGGTGCTACACTGATAAAGCTTGCATCGGTCAATTCGGCGCCGACCGTCGGGTTGTTTGGCGCTGTGGGTGACAGATCGTAAACTATGAAGTATTTTAACGCTTTCGTATCTACAACCTGCTGGCTAAACGTTAAATCAACGGTGTTATCACTCGCAAATGTCCCTGAAGCAAGCAACTGGTCACTTGCTTTGTTAAACGAGCCGTTCCCATCGTCTTTATAGAGATAGACTTTAGTGACAAAATCACCTGCTGCTTCTGTGCCATATCCGAGTACTCTTATACCTGCCACTTGGGCAGTACCGTAATTAGTCGCCAGGGCTACACCCAGCATACATACATCAGTTTGCCCTGCTGTTGCATACCTAGGCGCATAATCCGTAGGAACGACGTTAACAATATCACCGCTTATGACCGGCGTATTAGATATGAAGGTGCTGTCTATGCCGGTTACAGGGATTGGCGAGTTCGCTGCAGTGAGCATTGCGCCAACGGTTGCGCCGACCATGGCCGAATCTTTTATGTCATAGGCGATAAAATAATCTGTTGGCGTAGTTGTAATAGTTTCGCCTCCAGTAATAATGAATGTCGAGCTATCGGAAGACGGGCCAAAAGTTGCCGGTAGATCGAGTGTAATCCGTATATCCGTCCTTGGATCAAAATTACCGTCCCCATTGTCTCGATAAAGCTTTACGGACTGGATGTTGTTGAAAGCCAGGCCGCTTCCATATTCATCGAGTGTAAAGCTATCCCATGTAGAACTGCCACTGCTTGCCCTAACTGTAAAGCGCATCATTACCTTGTTTGTTTGTCCTTGGTAAGCAACTGTTCCACCCAGCGGGATGCAATTCGAAAATTGTATTTGCTGCTCCAGCGGCTGAGCCGTATCAGCATTCTGCGGGGCAGGTGGGGGATCTACCATATCGTTCCAATTGCCGTAGGCATCTTTGGTAAAGACCGCATAGTAGTAAGTTGTCCCGTTGGAAAGGGCGGTATCCGTAGTTGAGATGGATGCTCCAGATTCTGGGGCAGTGTTGTCATAGACCACTGTCCCATCTGTGTGGTTAGCTGGGTAGCTATCTGTCTTTCTTAGGACTGTAACCTCCGCCAAAGCAGTATCTGTCGGGTTGGTCCAGGAAAGAACACTTTGAGCGTTATCTCCATCGGTTGCATTAAAGTCTGCAACTGTTGCCGGAGGGGCAGAGTCAACAGTTAAAGTGGCATCTGCCGTATCGTTGTTTGTTACTTGGTTTGTCACTGAGGTTAATGAACCTACCTTGCCAACAAGGATATCGCCGTTGCCGGCGGTTAAGCTGGTGTCATAAGTTATGATGTAGCTAGTCTCGGTTGTTGTTACGGGTATGGAGACGGCAATAATTGCAGTGGTTCCAGAGAAGGAACCTTGGCCTACAAGCGTATCTAATGTATCGTAGTATCCGCTAATCGAGCCGGTATCCTGGTATATCTTAACAGATGAGATGTCAGCAGTGTTGGTTGAACCGCTGGCATCGATTGATATTGCTGTCACTGTATCGATATCTGCGTCTGTCTTTAAAGAAAATGCATCTACAGATTGATTGGCAAAGCCTGGCCCCACGACTCTTGATGCCGGCTTTGTCTGGTTGGTCCCAACGTCTGAGACGGTTATTGCCTGAGCTGCAATAACCAATGCTATAGGCAATGTAAATATAAATAGCAGGCTTAGCGGAAGCAATAAGAATTTAAGAAAAATTTTTGCATCCGTTTTCCTGATATGATTTCTATTCATACTAAATAGTATCGACTCCTTTAGCAAAAGCTAGAGGTCAAAGGCATTGATGAAATTTTTGTCTGTTGATTGCCGAAAAAATACCAAGTCCGCCAGCTCCGGCATCTGCGGCGGTAGCTACTTTGTAAAATAATTTCTTTTTACAGCGTTTTCGATGTTTATATCAGGAATAATCTAGGGGTAGATTCGGCTTATAACACCAATCGATATCAGTACAATCCGCCGTCAATGAACGCTATTTGTTAGCAATTTAAACACTATAAAAATTGTGAATAACTAAGCAAATTTCCTCTATCTAAACTTAGCAAGAGTACGGCTTTTTTTCAACTGTTATCTTGAGTTAAAACAGCAGGTAAAAGGCATAGCTGGCAAAAAATGGTGCGTGAGTAAGACTTCATAGGTCGAGTCCATTTTTACTACCATGACTCTTGCTTATGCCGCCGGTATAAACCTTAACGGCTGGCAGCCTCCTTGAGCAACTCGTTTGCCCTGGCTGGATTGCCAAGTGCGTTGTAGGCGTTCGCAAGTTTATTATAGACCTCCGGCTTTAAGGGCGAGTCTTTAGGCAGAATTTTTAGCAAGGTATCCCACTCATGGATGGCTTCATTGTACTTTTTGTACTTAAAGTACAGGTCACCAAGCGCGGTATGAAAGGGCAGGCTATTCGGTTTGGCTTTAACACAGGCCCTAAGATAGCCGATAGCTTCATCTTTTTTGCCCATTTTATCCGCAAGAATACCAAGTTGGTAGGCAATATCCGGGTTTGTCTTATGCTCGTAGAGCTTTTTTGTTTCTTCGTAAGCTTCCGGTACTTTGCCAGTCACAATATAGGCCGAGGACAGCAAGGCGTGAGCTTCATAATCCTCGGGGTTTTTCTTTAAGTAGACGTTGAGGTCTTTGATCATTTTTTCATAGTTGCCTTCTGCATAGAGTTTGCGTGCATTCTTTGCCATTTCCGCTTGAGCTTTTTTCTTGGCACTGATTTCTTTATTGTGTGCCGTTATGCCGACGATAAACACAGTTAGGAGAAGGATAACCACAATAAAGATTGCTATTATAAGTGGTTGTTTGTCATTTAATTTGTTTATGAAGCGCAAAAATATCTCTCCAATCAGTTAGAAATCAGCAGTTTTACTTTACGGCTTTTGCCAGTATACACATTATATCGGCCTATTTATAGCTTTTAAAGCGCCAAAAAATAGCCTTCGGTATCGCCATTAATCTACTCGCTAAAAACGGCAATTCTGTCCTTTTGCCGGTCTGCGATATAGATTAGGCCGGCATCCGGGTCGGTTGCTATACCGTTTGGATAAAGAAGAGCAGAATCTCCTTTGCCGGAGCCGTAGCTTAAGATATATTTGCCCTGCTTTGTAAAGACGAATACTTTCTGTCTGGCAAGGTCGACTACATGTACCCGCCCTAGGCTATCGATAGCAATGCCCCTCGGTATAATAAAAGGCTCCTTTGGGTTGGGCTTAAAAAAATACTTGAACTTGCCATTTCTATCAAAGACCTGCACCCGGCTGTTATTGGCGTCGGCGACGTAAATATCGCCGTTCTCGTCAGCTGTGATTCCATGGGGATACATGAATTCTCCCTCCCTGGTTCCTGCACGGCCAAACTTTACTAAGAGTTTTCCTTCGGTAGAAAAGACTTTAACATCCTGGTCACCGATGTCTGTCACATAAATCCTGCCGTCGCGGTAAAAAAGGCCGACCGGGCGGTTAAGGACTGGCTGGTTATCCTGAGCTGCCGATTTAGAATTCCCCGGAAACAGGTATTGGAACTTCCCAAAAGCATCGACGACCATAATATGGTAAAATCCTCTTACCTCGATGCTTATATAGATACGGTTCTGGTCATCGATTGTGATGCCTAAGGGGTAGCAATCCGAGTCTTTTAAAAGCTTAACTGACCTTACGAGTGCACCGCGTTTTGTAAAAATCGTAAGTTTGCCATGCCCTGAGTCGGTAACGTAGACGTATTTACCGAAAGCTACAACCGAGAGCGGCTTTGCAAGCTTTGCGTCGCCTTCTCCGGCAATTGGATGGTAATACTTCGGAAGACCGTTAATCGTCGTTGAGCGGTTGCCGGCATACTCATAACCCAGGAGAAAATACGTATATAAGCCCAGCGTTATAAAACCAACCAAAAACACGCTCAAAATTATAACGGTAAATTGCCGCCTGCTGACCTTTATTGAGTCACCCAAGTTTTTTAATTGCTTTCCAACATCTTTTATATTCATAATCACCTGTAAAGCTGCTCCGCACTGCCGTTGAAGCGTGAGCCGAAATGGTACCAGGACTTTGGCACTTTATTTGACCGTGATTTTTACAACCTGCACGCGGTCATTATACTTATCGGCAATTGCAAAACGCCCGTTTTGGTCGTAGGCAATGCCGGATGGCTGGTTCAGCTCTCCCTCTCTGGACCCCTTTTTACTGAGCTCGGCCTTCAGATTACCCTCTGTGTCCAGAACCTTGACCGAATTAGCAAAAGCATCCACCAGGTAAAGAAGGTGTTTTTCATCTATGGCAATCCCGCAGGGAAGGCTGAATTCTCTATCTCGCGCCATGACATCCTGGGCCGGTTTGCCTCTAGCCCACAGCACCTCGCCATTTCTTGAGAAAGCCTGCAGCCTTAAATTAAAGGTGTCGGCTACATACACTTTGCCGTCGCTATCGACAGCAATTCCGGCAGGAGTATCGAGGTCACCCTTTTGGCGTCCCTTCTTCGCCCATTTGGCAAGCTCATGGCCTTTAAGGTCATAGACCATTATATGGCCGTAGGTGGTGACGTAGAGCTTGCCGGCAGCTACCTGTGGCTTAATCGGCATCATAACTTTAAACTCGCTATCGAACTTGCCGTCTCTATCATATATCACGACCTTGTTTAATGCTTTATCGGCCACATAAACCTGGCCTTCCATAGTTGAGGCCACACCAAAAGGCTCCATAAGCTCGCCTGGACCAAAGCCTTTCTTGCCGAGTGTCCTAAAGTACTGGCCGCCAGGGCGAAATACCAACACCCTGGAGTGCCCCGTGTCGGCGACATAAATGTTGCCATCCCCGTCAAATGCGACATCGGATGGGCGGTAGAGCATCTCATCTTCTTTAGTCCCATAACCATAAATGCTGAGAATGTGCCTGAACTGCGGGGTTTGATAAGCAGGTACGGCCGGCGGGCGGGAGATGATGTAATAGAGGTAGAGCAGGATAAGCGTCATCGCTATTAGTATTACTAAAAGTATCACGAGAAAACTTCTTAAACTTATATTGCGTATAGCCATTTCTAAAAAACCTATTTTAACCTTTCTAAAGCTTTTTTCGCTTCCGTGTAATCGGTTACGTATTTTAACGCTTCCTGATACTCCTTCTTAGCAAGGTCTATCTGATTGGTCCTCTCGTAGCAATTTCCTAAATAATAATGCGCATCGGCCAGCGTTGGGTTTACTTTTAGTGTTTTTTTATAAGCTTCGATGGCCCGGCCAAAATTTTTCTGGTTTTGGTATACCCTGCCTAATTGGTAAAATCCAAGCTCGTTGTATGGGTCAATGTTTGCCGCTTTTGTAAAGTGCTTTATAGCTTCACCTTCTTTGCCAAGTGCATCGTAAGCCCGGCCCATCTCGAAATGTGCGTTCCATGAGTTGGGCTTCAGACGGACGGCCCTTTCCAGATTTTTAAGCGCACTTTGCGGATCCTGCATTTCAAGATAAACATCGGCAAGGCCGATATAGGCTTCGGCATTGCGGGGGTTCTTTTTTATCGCCGCTTTATACTTTAAAAGGTCTTTCTCTATTGCTGTGCGGGCAACGGGCGGCTGAAAATAAACCCTCTGCACAATCAAAGCGGTGATTAAAAACATGAGGATTAGAAAGAGTACGACTCCACCAACTAGCCAGAGACTAATTTCTTCAGCAGGCTTTTCAGCTTCATAATCGATGGAATCACTATTAGTGATTCCCGAATCCATTTCTGACGTCATACTAAGCACCTTAACAAAAAAATATAGCAAAGTGAAGCTTTTTACAAGCGCTCAACAGCGTCTTTGCCTCTGTTATCTGCGGATTCGGTCAGCGGCCCTAAGATAAATAAATTTTTGTTGGCGTATGCTTGTTTTGCTTCTAACAGGCTACAGGTCCATTTGCAATATAATCAAATTTATCCTGAGGCTTCCTGGCGACAGCGGACTGTTTTTACAGGTAAGGTTATTTGCGCTTTTATATTTTTGATATAAAGCTCTAAGCTCTAAACAGAGTCGGCCATAGTTTGTGAAAAGCGAACTGTCATTTGTGAAAAAGGTCTTTAGTTTAGATATTAGCGGTGGTATAATATAGTATGCTACCAGGATTTATAGAATTTAAGCCGCAGCTAGCCCACGCGAGTTGTTGAATTAGGTATTATATCCTGCTACAAATTAAGAAGGAGAATCTTTATACTCTAAGTAGGAACCTGCTTATTTAAATACTGAGGAAACCTTAATAAAAGGGGAGAAAAGTATTGAAAAAATTTTTGGTCTTCGTCGTAATTGTGGCGGTGGTTATTATTGGCTGGATGGCTTTAGCGAGCCAGGCAAAGAATTCGAGCGCCAAAGCCGATCTAGTTATAAAAGATCAGAAAAAAATCTACGAGAGGGTGGAGGCGATAGAACCAAATTTCTACGAGGATGACTACGGCATTACCCGTGTTTACGGTTCGGTCAAAAACTTATCCACCGACCCGTGTGCTTATGTAAAGTTTCAGATCGAGATTCGAAACAAAGAGCAGAAGTTAATTAAAACCCTTAACATAACGGTTAAGGATATTGCACCTGGCGGGGTTAAAACTTACGATGTAAACTCGGGTGAAGAGATCGAAGGCCTGCAGCTTGTAAGCAAGATCACCGAAGTCGGGTTTCAGAAGAGGTGATATGAGAATTGTTTAAACGGATTACTGTTTTGCTGGCAGTGGCTTTTTTAATGATTGCCGTTGCAATAGCTGCAGGATGTACCAACGATAATGTTGATATGCAAATACAGCAACCTGCCCAAAGCAATAGCGAGGTGGGCAAAGATGGCTTAACGCCGCTTGAGCGAGGCAAGGTAAGGCGCCAGATCCTAAACGATATGCAGGAAAACATGGATATCTGGCTTAAGGGCGATACGCAAAACTACGATAAGGCTTTTACCAAAAAGCTTGTTAAAATCTACAGGGAACAGCTGGATAAACTTCACCAGAGTGGGCAGGACAAGGTACGAGTCCATGAGAACGCCCATATGGAAGTGGTCGAGCTGGATAGCCCAACGGCAGGTGCCGTAAAATACTACTTCGATGAAAAATCGTATTTTGTAGATATCAAAACAAAAAAGATTACTAAATTTGTTGAGAAAGCTCCGCAGGGTGGGCAAAGCCAGTTTGAAATTGTTGTTGTAAAAGAAGACGGGCGCTGGAAGATTGACGCTATGATTGGTGCGGGCGAGGCAACCCTTTAAGACTCTTAAGATAAACAGAAATTAGAAAGCGGCCCTAGCTAGGTCTATCTAGGATTTCAGGGCCGCTTTTTGCTGCTTATTCTTCGCTATGTGGCGAGCCTTGACTACCGGTGATGTTGCCATCCTGCTGCCGCGGCACAACCTTATACTTGCCCACTGGATGGCAGTAGTCGCATAGCTTTTCGCTATGGCAGCTATAGCAGTTCTCGTTTTCACCGTTTCCAGGTATCTTGCCTGTAGCAATCGGCCCGTGCTGCTTGCGCCACTCATCAAATGTACCGTGGTACTCCATTGTTCCATGGCAGGTGCAGCCCTGCAGCCTGGAAGCTTGAAGCGGGGCGTACGGCATGTCGTGGCATCTAAAACATACATTTGGATTAGTAAATGCCGGTAAGGCATGTTTAACTTCGCTTACCCAGTTTGGTGGATGCGGCATCTGCAGTCCATGGCAATTAGTGCATTTCTGCGGCTGATGGCACCGGTAGCAAAAATCCCAATTGACAAATATGCCGGTTTTGATAAGATCGCGTTTTGGCGTGCGAATCTTCTCTCCAATGTCTTTTTCGTGGCAGAGGGAGCAATCGGCTTTGGCTGTTTTATCGTTATGGCATTTAACACAGGCACTCATACTAGGCACCGTTTCAGGCTTAATAAGGCCTGCGTGCGCAACGCTGTTGTGGCAGTCCATACAGTCTGCTCCAGCATCCAGAAATTCCTTGTGGCTAACCCTTATGCCATAGCGGCTTAATGTTTTTTGCCTTACTTCAGAATGGCATTTCAAACAAGCTGCATCTTCAATACGGGCTTTCCCTGGGTTGGCTTTGTTTGTAATCGCATAGACCCAAAACCAGCGCGCATAATCTACCTTTTGTGCAATGGCACCTGTTATTCCGGGCGGCTGGTGACAGCTCAAACACTTAATTCCAGCGTGGGCGGACTTTTCCAAAGCCTTGGCTTCTTTTTTCAGGCTGTGGCAATTTGCGCAAAATTTCGGTTGGCCTGTATAGTAGCTTCCAGCGAATAAGATAATCAGAATTACAGCTACTACAATCAGCCGCTGAAGCCAGACATCGTATGCGCTCTCGGAAACTGGGACTTTTAACTTAAGACGCAGCCGGTCGCGTGTGGCATAGGAATAGATAAGGTAGCCTATCATACCCAATAAAACCAGCGATAAGAGTAGCATAGCGATAACCACCAGGGTGAGCGTGGCATCGGCCGAGGGGTCGTCTAAAACCAGTCTTATGTTTTCTAAGATTCCGCGGAGGAAACCAAAGATATTTACTGTCTTAGTCAAGGTTCACCGACTCCCTGAGAAGCTTTAGTTTATCCTGCGGTATTCCCGGATGGATATGAAAGCTGTGACATTTAATGCAAGCTTCCTTAAAGTGGCATGCGTAACAGGCCTTAGTGCCTTCTTTTTTGACTATCTTACTGTGCTGCGAAAGGAAGGTTTTTGGATGCGGCATCTCCATTGTGTGGCAGTTTTTACATAGCGCACCTTTATGGCATTGCAGGCAGCTCTTTTGTGCCTCTGCCGAACCATCAATCTCCTTGCCATGGGTAGCAAGCCAGCCGGCACTGTGCGGCAGCTCGGTTTTATGGCAGCGGTTGCAGAAAAGTTTGCTATGGCAGCTCTGGCAGGTGGCAAGATTGCCCATACCGTGAAGTTTGCGCCAGTTTGGCCCGTGGGTAGTCTGCCAG from Bacillota bacterium includes these protein-coding regions:
- a CDS encoding NapC/NirT family cytochrome c, whose protein sequence is MTKTVNIFGFLRGILENIRLVLDDPSADATLTLVVIAMLLLSLVLLGMIGYLIYSYATRDRLRLKLKVPVSESAYDVWLQRLIVVAVILIILFAGSYYTGQPKFCANCHSLKKEAKALEKSAHAGIKCLSCHQPPGITGAIAQKVDYARWFWVYAITNKANPGKARIEDAACLKCHSEVRQKTLSRYGIRVSHKEFLDAGADCMDCHNSVAHAGLIKPETVPSMSACVKCHNDKTAKADCSLCHEKDIGEKIRTPKRDLIKTGIFVNWDFCYRCHQPQKCTNCHGLQMPHPPNWVSEVKHALPAFTNPNVCFRCHDMPYAPLQASRLQGCTCHGTMEYHGTFDEWRKQHGPIATGKIPGNGENENCYSCHSEKLCDYCHPVGKYKVVPRQQDGNITGSQGSPHSEE
- a CDS encoding 6-bladed beta-propeller; this translates as MNIKDVGKQLKNLGDSIKVSRRQFTVIILSVFLVGFITLGLYTYFLLGYEYAGNRSTTINGLPKYYHPIAGEGDAKLAKPLSVVAFGKYVYVTDSGHGKLTIFTKRGALVRSVKLLKDSDCYPLGITIDDQNRIYISIEVRGFYHIMVVDAFGKFQYLFPGNSKSAAQDNQPVLNRPVGLFYRDGRIYVTDIGDQDVKVFSTEGKLLVKFGRAGTREGEFMYPHGITADENGDIYVADANNSRVQVFDRNGKFKYFFKPNPKEPFIIPRGIAIDSLGRVHVVDLARQKVFVFTKQGKYILSYGSGKGDSALLYPNGIATDPDAGLIYIADRQKDRIAVFSE
- a CDS encoding tetratricopeptide repeat protein, whose protein sequence is MRFINKLNDKQPLIIAIFIVVILLLTVFIVGITAHNKEISAKKKAQAEMAKNARKLYAEGNYEKMIKDLNVYLKKNPEDYEAHALLSSAYIVTGKVPEAYEETKKLYEHKTNPDIAYQLGILADKMGKKDEAIGYLRACVKAKPNSLPFHTALGDLYFKYKKYNEAIHEWDTLLKILPKDSPLKPEVYNKLANAYNALGNPARANELLKEAASR
- a CDS encoding tetratricopeptide repeat protein translates to MTSEMDSGITNSDSIDYEAEKPAEEISLWLVGGVVLFLILMFLITALIVQRVYFQPPVARTAIEKDLLKYKAAIKKNPRNAEAYIGLADVYLEMQDPQSALKNLERAVRLKPNSWNAHFEMGRAYDALGKEGEAIKHFTKAANIDPYNELGFYQLGRVYQNQKNFGRAIEAYKKTLKVNPTLADAHYYLGNCYERTNQIDLAKKEYQEALKYVTDYTEAKKALERLK
- a CDS encoding 6-bladed beta-propeller; this encodes MAIRNISLRSFLVILLVILIAMTLILLYLYYIISRPPAVPAYQTPQFRHILSIYGYGTKEDEMLYRPSDVAFDGDGNIYVADTGHSRVLVFRPGGQYFRTLGKKGFGPGELMEPFGVASTMEGQVYVADKALNKVVIYDRDGKFDSEFKVMMPIKPQVAAGKLYVTTYGHIMVYDLKGHELAKWAKKGRQKGDLDTPAGIAVDSDGKVYVADTFNLRLQAFSRNGEVLWARGKPAQDVMARDREFSLPCGIAIDEKHLLYLVDAFANSVKVLDTEGNLKAELSKKGSREGELNQPSGIAYDQNGRFAIADKYNDRVQVVKITVK